In the genome of Methylophaga nitratireducenticrescens, one region contains:
- a CDS encoding GFA family protein has product MSLKGSCLCGGIRYEIDGEQSPAMFCHCSKCRKSNGSAFALNAPVKSSDFNLVAGKHLLRSYASSEDAKRFFCDTCGSPLYSQRMSMPKILRLRVGTLDDDIAIEKACHIFVASKAAWDDIHDDLPQFAERPK; this is encoded by the coding sequence ATGAGTTTAAAAGGAAGTTGTTTGTGCGGTGGTATCCGCTACGAGATTGATGGTGAGCAGAGCCCAGCTATGTTTTGTCACTGCAGCAAATGTCGGAAGTCTAATGGATCCGCTTTCGCATTAAATGCTCCAGTTAAATCGTCTGATTTCAATTTGGTGGCAGGGAAGCATCTTTTACGAAGTTATGCATCCTCAGAAGATGCCAAGCGTTTTTTTTGTGACACATGTGGTTCGCCACTATACAGTCAGCGTATGTCTATGCCGAAAATTCTGCGGCTTCGAGTGGGGACTTTGGATGATGACATCGCAATAGAAAAGGCATGCCATATTTTTGTGGCGAGTAAAGCAGCATGGGATGACATTCATGATGATTTACCTCAATTTGCAGAACGCCCCAAATAA
- a CDS encoding class I SAM-dependent methyltransferase codes for MEAPRLASQLRCPNGVEAPEVAKRMNDANRVLNHKCIDLLQLRASDSLLEIGPGNGAFVVDIINAADNISYTGLDWSPEMVAEAQRLNVHLVEQERANFLQGSSEQILFEANSFDKVMAVHTLYFLENPGDHLMEIRRVMKPGGQFCIAYGDRSFMKDLPFVPYGFNLYDETEALALLRSSGFQTINTFQHNESGLSNTGAHVNKVINIIVCNA; via the coding sequence ATGGAAGCACCAAGACTTGCATCCCAGTTGCGGTGTCCCAATGGTGTTGAAGCGCCAGAAGTTGCGAAGAGGATGAATGACGCAAACCGTGTTCTCAACCATAAATGCATTGACCTTCTGCAACTAAGGGCATCCGATTCATTGTTGGAAATTGGCCCAGGGAATGGAGCGTTTGTAGTCGATATCATTAATGCAGCAGACAATATCTCCTATACAGGGCTCGATTGGTCTCCTGAGATGGTGGCTGAGGCTCAACGCCTCAATGTGCACTTGGTAGAACAGGAACGTGCGAATTTTCTACAGGGGAGCTCTGAGCAGATTCTCTTTGAAGCGAATTCATTCGATAAAGTGATGGCAGTCCACACCCTGTATTTTTTGGAAAATCCCGGTGATCACCTTATGGAGATTCGGCGGGTAATGAAACCGGGCGGTCAATTTTGTATTGCCTATGGAGACCGTTCCTTTATGAAGGATCTTCCATTCGTGCCGTACGGCTTTAATCTCTATGATGAGACGGAAGCCCTTGCTCTACTGCGCTCTTCCGGCTTCCAAACAATAAACACTTTTCAGCACAACGAAAGTGGGCTGAGTAATACAGGAGCCCATGTGAACAAAGTCATTAATATTATCGTATGCAATGCCTAA
- a CDS encoding CopG family ribbon-helix-helix protein: MSVTTVRLQAEVEHQLEAIASRLQRSKGWVINQALAEYIDKQQLEQERWQQTLDAMESAAKGKVVDASEVHNWLSSWGTEEESGAPGSGK; encoded by the coding sequence ATGAGTGTTACAACAGTTCGCTTACAGGCTGAGGTCGAGCATCAGTTGGAAGCCATTGCAAGCAGGCTTCAGCGGAGCAAAGGGTGGGTGATCAACCAGGCCCTAGCGGAATACATTGATAAGCAACAGCTTGAGCAAGAACGCTGGCAACAAACCTTAGATGCTATGGAATCTGCTGCCAAGGGAAAAGTTGTTGATGCCAGTGAAGTACATAACTGGTTAAGCAGTTGGGGCACAGAAGAAGAGTCGGGGGCGCCGGGGTCTGGTAAGTGA
- a CDS encoding type II toxin-antitoxin system RelE/ParE family toxin: MKLVYTDNAIGDLKRLREFIAVHNPTAASRIAAELITKIELLPEFPKMGSPVKLAPVPDVIRDMVFGKYVVRYSVHTNTIIILRIWHGLENER; this comes from the coding sequence GTGAAGTTAGTTTATACCGACAATGCCATCGGAGACTTAAAGCGCTTGCGGGAGTTTATTGCAGTTCACAACCCAACCGCAGCCAGTAGAATAGCAGCAGAGTTGATTACCAAAATTGAGCTGTTACCAGAGTTTCCAAAAATGGGCTCTCCGGTAAAGCTGGCACCAGTACCTGATGTCATCCGTGATATGGTTTTTGGAAAATACGTTGTTCGTTATTCAGTGCACACCAACACGATCATTATCCTTCGGATATGGCATGGGCTTGAAAATGAGCGATAG
- a CDS encoding DUF3144 domain-containing protein — translation MANRNLIKTAIKFQINNINERERMSDNAPTKTFQQRADEFIALANQQAAGTSVEDVNTSILYSAARFNAFSVARSVESAENLQAEKQAAIEYFTQRYAEMLNQNLEEYIARFDSYTQK, via the coding sequence ATAGCCAATAGAAACCTCATCAAGACTGCTATTAAATTTCAAATCAATAACATTAATGAGAGAGAAAGAATGAGTGATAATGCACCAACAAAAACATTTCAACAACGTGCCGATGAGTTCATTGCCCTTGCTAATCAGCAAGCAGCAGGTACTAGTGTAGAAGACGTTAATACATCAATTCTATATTCAGCCGCTCGCTTTAATGCCTTCAGCGTCGCCCGTTCTGTTGAAAGTGCAGAGAATCTGCAAGCCGAAAAACAAGCCGCAATTGAATATTTCACCCAACGTTACGCAGAAATGCTTAACCAAAACCTTGAAGAATATATTGCTCGTTTCGACAGCTATACACAGAAATGA